One genomic region from Papaver somniferum cultivar HN1 unplaced genomic scaffold, ASM357369v1 unplaced-scaffold_16492, whole genome shotgun sequence encodes:
- the LOC113337636 gene encoding antimicrobial peptide 1-like produces the protein MASSKNSLSILLMAFVLMAVVSELANASSITVYRLGGCGGETRTYSNCGCSNLLYMGGYSFSYTGQTARLYNTGNCLGGSVATLNGNARQCSGVGWRSINIQC, from the coding sequence ATGGCATCCAGTAAGAACTCACTCTCCATATTATTGATGGCTTTCGTTCTCATGGCTGTAGTAAGTGAATTGGCAAATGCAAGTTCGATAACTGTATACCGTTTAGGAGGTTGCGGCGGTGAAACTCGAACATACAGTAACTGTGGATGCTCAAACCTTTTATATATGGGTGGTTATTCATTTTCTTACACTGGGCAAACTGCTAGGCTATATAACACAGGCAATTGTCTGGGAGGGAGCGTTGCTACTCTCAACGGCAATGCCCGTCAGTGCAGCGGCGTTGGATGGAGAAGTATTAACATCCAGTGTTAA